Genomic segment of Geminocystis herdmanii PCC 6308:
GTGACAAAATCAGGTTTCTCTGGGGGGAAATGATGGGTAACTTTAATGGTGATGTTGCCTCCTTCCGTGGTGAATTTAACGGCATTGTTGAGCAAATTAATTAATACTTGTCGGATTCTCCTTTCATCAATCGTCAGACAAGGTAGATTAAGGGGAAGTTCAGTTTTTAATTGTATTCTCTTTTTCAAAGCTAGTTGTTTAACAAAGGTTAAACTAGATTCACATAGACTTTTCAAGGAAACACTGCTTAACTGTAACTCTAGGTGTTCGGCTTCGATTTTGGCTAAGTCGAGAATATCATTGATTAATTCTAGTAAATGCGTTCCACTACGATCGATCGTCTTTAAGGCTTTCAGTTGTCTTTCGTTAATGTCACCAAATACCTGTTCGCTTAAACCTTCTGCCATGCCTAAAATGGCGTTAAGAGGAGTGCGCAATTCGTGGCTCATATTAGCCAAAAATTCGTCTTTGAGGCGATTAGCTCTGATTAACTCTTGATTACTCTGAAATAGTTGCTCTTCCGTTAATTTCTTCCGTCGATCGAGGCGATAACCTTCAATTAAAATACTACAAGTCATCAAAAACGGTTGTAAATATTCGATCGTACATTGATCATAACCGCCGGGGGTATTGGCAATACCGACAATGCCGATTAAATTATCACCACTGAAAAAAGGTAAGCCTAAAAAAGCGTTTAAGGGAGGATGTCCTTCGGGTGTACCACCACGGCGAGAATCAGTGCTAGGATTATTGGCAATAACGGGTTTTCCTGTCATAATTACAGCACCAAACAGGGTATTCATATTCGTAAACTCCATACCTTGCTCATAATTATCTTCATAGTATTTCTGAGTTTCTTCATTCCATGCCATATTAGTGACACTATGAGTTTGTAAATAGGGTATTCCCTTAATTTTTAAGAAGTTTTCTTCCATCACGGCACTACCGTCTTCTCGAAATAGTACTTCTCCAATAAAACCGTATTCACTATGGGTTAAGTCTAATAAATCCGTAAGTAGTTGTTCAAAAATAATTAAGCGATTCTCGGCAGTAATAAACTGAGATTCTGCTCTAGTCATGGTAGAGAGTAAGTCGTTATTTCTTTGAATGGTGTTAATTAAAGCGGATTTTTCCTGTTCATTTTTTCTTCTGTCGGTAATGTCTCTGACGGCGGAGTAGATATAATTATTCTCAGTAGTTACCGCCCGCCATTCTAACCAACGATAACTACCGTCTGCACAACGATAACGATTGATGAAAGAAGCAATTTCTCCTTCTATTTTCAGGTAGTTGATTGCTTCTAGGGTAGAGGGTAAATCGTCAGGATGAATATAGTCTAAAAATCTTGAGCCTTCTATTTGTTTAACGGGATAACCTAAAACTTTTTCCCATTCTTTATTTACTCTGATAAAGTAACCATTCAGATTAGCAATAGATAGTAAGTCAATGGCGAGGGAGAAAAATCGATCGATTTCTTTGGTTTTGTTCTTTAATTGTATTTGGGCTTGTTTTCGATCGTTAACATTGGCAACATAACCGACAATTTCCGTAGGATTACCGTCAGCATCACGCCACAGCATCATCTCATCTTGTACCCAAATATATTTATCATCTCCTGTCAAAAAGCGGTATTCAATACGAAAATGATTATTAGTAAAAAGTTCTTCTGCCATTTCTTCTCTGAAAATTTCATAATCTTCAGGATGGATAAAGTCATGCCATAAAAACAACCCTGACAAAAAGTCTTCTGAGTCATAATTGACAATGGTTTTTACATTTTGACTAATAAATTTGAGAGGATAGTTAGGGGGATTAACTTCACAACTATAAATAATTGCCGGGCTAGACGATAATACAAATTCTAACCGTTCTTTTAAAACTATATTTTCTTTTTCTTTAGCTTTTCTTTCTGTAATGTCTTGAATAACCCCAAGAACAAAAGTAATATGAGTGTTATCTTCTTTGGGTAAAACGGAAGTAGAAATAGTAATGGTGCGTTTATCGCCATATTTGGTGTGAATTTCCCATTCTTCGGTGATGATATTATCTCCTTGACGCATTCTGCTCATTCTTGCTATGGCTTGAGCCTGAATTTCTGGATTCGGATATAAACTTTGATACCAACCCAAGGTGTTTATTTCTTCAAGGCTATAACCAGTAATTATTTCCATTCTGGCATTCCACACGGTAAAACGGACAAAGGGATGCTCATTAATTTCGTAACAAACGCATAACCCGTCTCCCATTTGCTCAAGAATTTGTTGTCGGAAGGTGTTTTCTTTGTGGATTCTGATTTCTCCTAGTTTTCGATCGGTAATATCAAAGCGAATTGTGAGATATTGAAAGGGATTACCTTCTTGATCTAAAAAAGGGACGATCGTACTTTCTACCCAATAAAAACCTCCTGATTTATTGCGATTACAAATTTCTCCTCGCCAAATCTCTCCTTTTTCGATGATTTCCCAGAGATTTTTAAAGAAACCACGAGAATGATAACCAGAATTAAGTATTCTATGGGTATTGCCGATTAATTCTTCTCGACTATAGCCTGAAAGAGTTAAAAATCGATCGTTAACATAGGTAATTATTCCCTTGCTGTCGGTAATGGCAACGATGGCGGATTGATCTAAACCTTGTTTAAAGGCGGATAATTCTTGTAATATTTTTTGTTTTTCCATTTCATCCCGTCTTTTTTGGGTAATATCATAAAAAATACCCACTAAACCGACAATTTTTCCTTGATTATTTTTGAGGGGAGTTTTGTTGGTTTCTACCCACATCACCTCACCATTAGGTAAAGTCAGAGTTTGTTCGATAAATAATTTAGGTTTTCCAGAAGTGATGACTTCAACATCATCTTGACGACATTTCGCTAATTCTTCTGAGGTAAAAGATAAGTTTATTTGACTTGTATCACTAATATTAACGGTATCGGGGATATTCATTAAACGAGCTAAGGTACGATTACAACCGAGAAAATTAGATTCTCGATCTTTCCATACCACACACACGGGTAATGTATCTAAAAGAGTTTGTAAAAAATGTTGAGATTCTTCTAATTTTCTTTCTATTTCTTTCCGATCGCTTATATCCATAATGACACAAACAGATGTATCATCTTCCATCATTAACGCCACCCCAAGTAACACGAAGACTAAATGCCCGTCTTTATGATAATAGGCTTTTTCCCAAGGTTCGATCGTGCGATGAATTTTCAGATATTCAATACAATCTAAGTCTTGTTGATGATATTCAGGGGGTGTCAGGGTTGCCCAATTAAGCATTCCTGCTTCTAATTCTGCTTTGGTATAGCCTAACATCTCTAAAAATCGATCGTTAGCTTCAGTAATTGTGCCACTAAAATCGGTAAACATAAAGCCTACAATATTCGATTCAAAAATGCGCCGAAAACGAAATTCACTATCTCGTAGGGCTTTTTCTGCTTTTTCACGATATATCCGTGCTTCTTCTTCCTTCGTAATATCTTTACCAATGCCCAAAAAACCAATAATTTCTTCTTTTTCATTTTTCAAAGGATTAACCACCATCAAGATGGGAAAACGAGTACCATCTTTTTTAATATTGGTAATGGTAAACTCGTTAACCATACCTAACCTTGATTTAATAGTAAAAACAGTAATATCGGGGGGAATTTCTCGCCCTAACTCTTGAGATAATTGCACAGCAAGGGCTTGGGCTTCTTCTAAATCCACGAATAATAAAGGAGTGGCTTTCCCGACAACTTCTTCGGCTTTATAACCCAACATTTTTTCTGCCCCAAAGTTAAAGGTTTGAATAAAACCATTACAGTCAGTGGAAATAATGGAATAGTCGGTACTATCAAGAATCATTTTTTGTAGATGATTGATTCTCCATAGTTCATGGGTACGCTGGGCTACTTTAATTTCTAATTCGTAATTTAATTTAGCTAGTTTTAATTCTGCTTCTTTTAATTTGGTGATGTCTTGTACTGTACCTCTGGAAATTAAAGGTTTACCATCTTCGTTGTAATCTGTTTCGCATTGCTCTTGAACATATTTAACTTGACCATCAGGAAGAATAATGCGATGACAAATATTATAATCAGTTTGATTATTGACATGACTCTCATAGTTCTCATTAACAAAGGCTCGATCGTTAGGATGTATCAATTCTAAAAAACTTTTGTATGAAGGAGTAAAGTTTAAAGTAGAAACACCGAAAATAGAAAAACACTGTTTTGACCAATAAAGACTATCTTCAGGGTGATTATATTCCCAATGTCCTAATTTCGCTATTCTTTGGGCTTCTTTCAAACGGAAGCTCGTTATTTCTATTTGTTTTTGAGATTTAATTAATTCTATCTCGTTTAATTTCCCTTCCGTAATATCTTCGGCAATGCCGCAAACTCGCACATTATTAACCCCTGAATTTTTAACGAGAAAGTTACGATCTAAAATCCAGCGAATTTCACCATCAGGGCGAACAATGCGATATTCAACGGTGGTTTGTTGCCCTAATTTTTGACTTTCGTAGGCTTGAATCACAAGGTTTTGATCTTCGGGATGCACACTCTCCATGTACGATCGAGGATTATCATATAAACTTTGACAGGATTTTCCCCAAATATGCTCGTAAGTAGGACTAATATAGAGTATTTTTCCTTGTTTCAAATCCGTTAAATAAAAAATTTGCTCGATATTTTCTGCTAATTGACGAAAACGACTTTCACTCTCTTTAACTAAGGCTTCGGCTTTTTGTCTTTCTTCTAATTCATTTTCGAGGTTGTGATAGTTAATAGACTGTTGTATGGCGATGGCTAAATTAACGGTTATTTCTTGAAAGAGGGAAATATCTTCTTCCTGCCATTGTCGAAAATCTTGACATTGATGCCCAATTAAAAGTCCCCATAATTGCTCTTGTAAGCGAATCGGTATAATTAAGTTAGATTTGATCTGATATTGTTCGACAAATTCTATATAACAATCTGGATAATCTGCCGTGTAAATATTCTCAATGGCGATAGCTTCATCGGTGTTGTATTTTGCTTTACTAGCTACATATTCTTGAAAACAGGCATCTTCAACTTTATTTCCTTTAGCTTTCAAAAATTTTTCATTAACGGATTCAGCCACAATAACCCCACTCCAATCGGGATTAAACTGATAGACTAAAACTCGATCGCACCCAGAAAAAGCGCGTAATTCATCGACACAAGTATTTAAAATTTCCTCAAGATGGAGAGAGACTCGAATACGATTACCAATTTCGGCGATTAATTTTTCTCTCTTGGCTTTATTTTTTAATTCTTTGGTTTTTATTTTAACGGTTTCTTCTAACTCTCGATTGCGGTTATGTAAGAGGGCATATTTTTCTAATTCTAATTCTTTCACCCGTTGCTCTAACATGGTTGCCATGTTATAAATTTCGAGAGGATTGAGAGCTTGTAAGATATTAGTTTGAGTCACAATACCCACAATCTTCCCTTTATCCCCCGTAACTAATAAACGACGAATCAAATGTTTTTCCATCAAATGTTGAACTGTCAACAAAGATTCATCTAAATCTACGGTTATTAGAGGGCAACTCATGACATCTCCAGCTTGATAGCTCTTAAAATCCAGATGTAATGCTTGAAATTGTACTAAATCTCGCTCACTGACAATACCAACGGGTAATTCTTGAATTTGCCCTTCTGTCTCCCTTTTTCCTGTAATAATAATACAACTTACTCGATGGAGAGTCATTTTTCGGGCAATTTCCATCAAAGATGCTTTTTCATCGGCACAGATAACCTGATGAATCATTACTTCTTTGACTTGTCGTAACTTTAATAAGTCAATGGGGCGAGATAGTTGTCTTAAACTTTCATGGGTAACTAAGCCCGTTAATCGATCGTGATCATCTAAAATGGGGAGATGACGAATTTTATATTGATAAAGTAAATTAATCGTCCAAAATAAATCGGTGAATTGACTTTCAGCAAAAGTAATCACAGGGGAAATCATTACTTCCTCCACCGTGATATGATCCAGTGATGGATTCTCGATACTTAAACGAACAATATCCCTTTCTGTTAAAATACCAATTACTTTTTCTTCTTCAACTACAATCACACAACTCGTGCGCACTGCTTGCCCTTGGCATCGAGCTTCGATTTCTAGGGATTTTTTATTCCTATCTTGATCATAGGATGTATCACAACTAGAATGAATGCCACTCATTAGCTCGATCGCTTCTCTTACCGTAGTTTGAGGAGATACCGTGAGGGGATGACGAATAATACCAGATTTTAATTCTTCGATCGTCAGGGGAACGTAGTTTAACATGGATTTTCACCTCATCAATCAAGTTGCTAAAAGTTTGTAGTGGTGGCTTTAGCCACTAATTAATAATTGAGACAAAAGGGCTAAAGCCCTTACTACGAACCTACATTTTCATCCCTAGAAAAAATGGGTAAACCCACTGTTACTTTTATATTCTGCCCATAAACACTACTAATATTGACAAAACCCTTGACAACTTGAGCAATTATTTTCACCAGTTTTAAACCAATGCCAACTCCTTGTTGACTATAAGTATCTCTTTCAAATTGAATGAAAGTACCGATTTTAGAAATTTGTTCTGGTGTCATACCTTTTCCTATATTGTGAATAGAAATATACATCATATTATTTTTAATATGACTGGAAACTGTTATTGGTGAACCTTTTTTGGAAAATTTTAAAGCATTGTCAACCAACTCCGATAACACAGTTAATAAGTAGTTTTCACTAATGGCAATTTCCGCTTCTTCAATGTCAAAAATTATGTCCTCCGTACGATCGTAATTTTTAGCGCATCTTCTCACCATCAATTCCACAATCGGTAGAGAAAAAAGGCTTTCTTGCGGAAATACAGATAAATTATTTGTTCCCGATAATTCTAATTGTAGATATAAAAGAAACCTGTTTGTTAAATTAACTAATCGATTAGCGGAAAATTGAGCCAATTCCAGTAACTCTGACATTTCATCATGATCAAACTTATCAAAATCAGTCTTGATAATTTGTAAGATACCGACAATACCATTTAAAGGAGTATTTAACTCATGGGATAAACTAACAGCGATATTTCCTGTTAATTCATCCATGTTTTTGGCTAATGTATTGATGGTGTTTCTTTGCAAAGTAGAAAACTTTTGAATTTCATCATATTGAGTTTTCATTCTTAACATCGATTTTACCCTAGCCCTTAACTCCATGCTGTTAACGGGTTTACCGATAAAATCATCGGCACCCGATTCTAAACAATTAGCTAAATCCTCCTTCGAGTTTAAAGCTGTCACCATAATAATTGGTATTACCTTCCATCTTGCCCTGTTTTTTATTTGTCGGCACACCTCAATCCCGTCTAATTCTGGCATCATCACATCTAAGAGAATTAAATCCGGTTGTACATCATCTAAAGTTGCGATGGCTTCATAACCATTAGAAGCGTAATGTAAAGAATAATTTTCATTACTTAAAAATGTTTCAATGACATCAAAATTATCAGGCTCATCATCAACAACTAAAATAGAAGAAAATTTCATATAGATACTGGGCGAGGGCATAATTTGAGCTAAGTAGTGATAGATAAGAGATGACATATTTACATTTCCACTAGCGTCAATGCACCACTAGACTCAACTCAAGTAAATAAACTAGACACATCTAAGTTTACTGGTGAAGGTAATTCACTGTTAAGAGTTTCAAAGTTTTTCTTACTAGAAAAAATGCAAGATAACATCAGCTTATACAGAATATTTTAATGTTATAACCTATGGGTTTCTGCCCATTCCTAGATATAAGGAGTCACATCTTCTTTGCAGTCATCGGCGAGGTAAGAAAGCGATCGAAATCTTAAACCAACCATTTGCTCATATAATGGGTTTAACTCACACATGGGCGGTATGTGAACAATTTTTTTGCCGAATAGTGTAATATCTCGTTCAAAAGGACACTGAGACGGTATCATTTTACACAGAAAACGGGCTACTCTCGCATCTTTTACATCCATACCATCTAACCAATTTTTTACAGGTTTTAATACGTCGGGATGTTTGGCTTTACCTGTTTTTTCCTCTTCGGGATGCCATAATGTTGCTTCTAAGGATTTTAAAGCCTCTAAATCTAATCCTAATGCTGTCTGAAATTCATGAATTATGTCGGCTTCTGATTGACTATATACGCCATTAGAAATTGCCATCATTACAGCAGTACGCAAGAAATCTTCTTTAATAGAAAGACTATCCCCCAAAGTTTCTGCTAACTCTTGAGGGGTAATGGTTTCCAATTCTCCTAAATCAGTATGGGGAATTAGTTCATCTTGGGTTAAACTAGCAATCAATTCTTGTTCTTCAGGATCAAAATGTCCATCAGCATAGGCTACAGTAAGTAAACCCCTTAACCATGCTGAAATTTGTCGATCGCTATTGATTTAAACACAATCCCCATGCGCTCATATTGGGGATAAATAGATAAGTATAGGATAAAGCAATTAATAATA
This window contains:
- a CDS encoding Mo-dependent nitrogenase C-terminal domain-containing protein; the protein is MNSDRQISAWLRGLLTVAYADGHFDPEEQELIASLTQDELIPHTDLGELETITPQELAETLGDSLSIKEDFLRTAVMMAISNGVYSQSEADIIHEFQTALGLDLEALKSLEATLWHPEEEKTGKAKHPDVLKPVKNWLDGMDVKDARVARFLCKMIPSQCPFERDITLFGKKIVHIPPMCELNPLYEQMVGLRFRSLSYLADDCKEDVTPYI
- a CDS encoding PAS domain S-box protein, which translates into the protein MLNYVPLTIEELKSGIIRHPLTVSPQTTVREAIELMSGIHSSCDTSYDQDRNKKSLEIEARCQGQAVRTSCVIVVEEEKVIGILTERDIVRLSIENPSLDHITVEEVMISPVITFAESQFTDLFWTINLLYQYKIRHLPILDDHDRLTGLVTHESLRQLSRPIDLLKLRQVKEVMIHQVICADEKASLMEIARKMTLHRVSCIIITGKRETEGQIQELPVGIVSERDLVQFQALHLDFKSYQAGDVMSCPLITVDLDESLLTVQHLMEKHLIRRLLVTGDKGKIVGIVTQTNILQALNPLEIYNMATMLEQRVKELELEKYALLHNRNRELEETVKIKTKELKNKAKREKLIAEIGNRIRVSLHLEEILNTCVDELRAFSGCDRVLVYQFNPDWSGVIVAESVNEKFLKAKGNKVEDACFQEYVASKAKYNTDEAIAIENIYTADYPDCYIEFVEQYQIKSNLIIPIRLQEQLWGLLIGHQCQDFRQWQEEDISLFQEITVNLAIAIQQSINYHNLENELEERQKAEALVKESESRFRQLAENIEQIFYLTDLKQGKILYISPTYEHIWGKSCQSLYDNPRSYMESVHPEDQNLVIQAYESQKLGQQTTVEYRIVRPDGEIRWILDRNFLVKNSGVNNVRVCGIAEDITEGKLNEIELIKSQKQIEITSFRLKEAQRIAKLGHWEYNHPEDSLYWSKQCFSIFGVSTLNFTPSYKSFLELIHPNDRAFVNENYESHVNNQTDYNICHRIILPDGQVKYVQEQCETDYNEDGKPLISRGTVQDITKLKEAELKLAKLNYELEIKVAQRTHELWRINHLQKMILDSTDYSIISTDCNGFIQTFNFGAEKMLGYKAEEVVGKATPLLFVDLEEAQALAVQLSQELGREIPPDITVFTIKSRLGMVNEFTITNIKKDGTRFPILMVVNPLKNEKEEIIGFLGIGKDITKEEEARIYREKAEKALRDSEFRFRRIFESNIVGFMFTDFSGTITEANDRFLEMLGYTKAELEAGMLNWATLTPPEYHQQDLDCIEYLKIHRTIEPWEKAYYHKDGHLVFVLLGVALMMEDDTSVCVIMDISDRKEIERKLEESQHFLQTLLDTLPVCVVWKDRESNFLGCNRTLARLMNIPDTVNISDTSQINLSFTSEELAKCRQDDVEVITSGKPKLFIEQTLTLPNGEVMWVETNKTPLKNNQGKIVGLVGIFYDITQKRRDEMEKQKILQELSAFKQGLDQSAIVAITDSKGIITYVNDRFLTLSGYSREELIGNTHRILNSGYHSRGFFKNLWEIIEKGEIWRGEICNRNKSGGFYWVESTIVPFLDQEGNPFQYLTIRFDITDRKLGEIRIHKENTFRQQILEQMGDGLCVCYEINEHPFVRFTVWNARMEIITGYSLEEINTLGWYQSLYPNPEIQAQAIARMSRMRQGDNIITEEWEIHTKYGDKRTITISTSVLPKEDNTHITFVLGVIQDITERKAKEKENIVLKERLEFVLSSSPAIIYSCEVNPPNYPLKFISQNVKTIVNYDSEDFLSGLFLWHDFIHPEDYEIFREEMAEELFTNNHFRIEYRFLTGDDKYIWVQDEMMLWRDADGNPTEIVGYVANVNDRKQAQIQLKNKTKEIDRFFSLAIDLLSIANLNGYFIRVNKEWEKVLGYPVKQIEGSRFLDYIHPDDLPSTLEAINYLKIEGEIASFINRYRCADGSYRWLEWRAVTTENNYIYSAVRDITDRRKNEQEKSALINTIQRNNDLLSTMTRAESQFITAENRLIIFEQLLTDLLDLTHSEYGFIGEVLFREDGSAVMEENFLKIKGIPYLQTHSVTNMAWNEETQKYYEDNYEQGMEFTNMNTLFGAVIMTGKPVIANNPSTDSRRGGTPEGHPPLNAFLGLPFFSGDNLIGIVGIANTPGGYDQCTIEYLQPFLMTCSILIEGYRLDRRKKLTEEQLFQSNQELIRANRLKDEFLANMSHELRTPLNAILGMAEGLSEQVFGDINERQLKALKTIDRSGTHLLELINDILDLAKIEAEHLELQLSSVSLKSLCESSLTFVKQLALKKRIQLKTELPLNLPCLTIDERRIRQVLINLLNNAVKFTTEGGNITIKVTHHFPPEKPDFVTQIFENPENIPHNDIYISIIDTGIGIPPNKIKTLFEPFVQVDSALNRQYSGTGLGLALVKRIVELHGGYMILSSKLGTGSCFTIALPYTPSVSIPSTDNNQETTAPNNAQTPLKEALILLVEDNEANISTISSYLKAKGYRLIIAQNGQDAITLARSEKPDIILMDIQMPKMSGLEAIERIRQNPESVDIPIIALTALAMEHDREKCLQIGANEYLTKPLKLKELVAKIQELLTRGLGN
- a CDS encoding hybrid sensor histidine kinase/response regulator, with amino-acid sequence MSSLIYHYLAQIMPSPSIYMKFSSILVVDDEPDNFDVIETFLSNENYSLHYASNGYEAIATLDDVQPDLILLDVMMPELDGIEVCRQIKNRARWKVIPIIMVTALNSKEDLANCLESGADDFIGKPVNSMELRARVKSMLRMKTQYDEIQKFSTLQRNTINTLAKNMDELTGNIAVSLSHELNTPLNGIVGILQIIKTDFDKFDHDEMSELLELAQFSANRLVNLTNRFLLYLQLELSGTNNLSVFPQESLFSLPIVELMVRRCAKNYDRTEDIIFDIEEAEIAISENYLLTVLSELVDNALKFSKKGSPITVSSHIKNNMMYISIHNIGKGMTPEQISKIGTFIQFERDTYSQQGVGIGLKLVKIIAQVVKGFVNISSVYGQNIKVTVGLPIFSRDENVGS